From Rhodovastum atsumiense, a single genomic window includes:
- the thiC gene encoding phosphomethylpyrimidine synthase ThiC codes for MTVQQKPASVTTGPVIGSRKLYTSPADRPDIRVPFREIDLHPSANEPPVRIYDTSGPFTDPAAHIDLEAGLTPLRGPWLAGRGFTTIAARAVKPEDNGNIGDDKLVPACPAPREVLGGVAGRPVTQLEFARAGIITEEMIYAAHRENLGRQEMVAGAEERRADGEDFGAAIPPFITPEFVRAEIAAGRAIIPANINHPELEPVIIGRNFLVKINANIGNSAVTSSAAEEVEKLVWAIRWGADTVMDLSTGRNIHNIRSWIMRNSPVPIGTVPIYQALEKVGGDPDKLDWEVFKDTLIEQAEQGVDYFTIHAGVRLAYVPLTAKRVTGIVSRGGSIMARWCLAHHRESFLYERFGDICDIMRKYDVSFSLGDGLRPGSNADANDRAQFAELETLGELTKVAWDKGCQVMIEGPGHVPMHKIKVNMDKQLRECGEAPFYTLGPLVTDIAPGYDHITSAIGAAMIGWFGTAMLCYVTPKEHLGLPDRDDVKVGVVTYRIAAHAADLAKGHPAARLRDDAISRARFEFRWEDQFNLGLDPDTARQYHDETMPKEAHKVAHFCSMCGPKFCSMKISQDIRADSERMAGMEEMSASFKAHGSALYLPEAAEAKGSDD; via the coding sequence GTGACCGTCCAGCAGAAGCCCGCCTCCGTCACCACCGGCCCGGTGATCGGCAGCCGCAAGCTCTACACCAGCCCCGCCGACCGACCCGACATCCGGGTGCCGTTCCGCGAGATCGACCTGCACCCGAGCGCCAATGAGCCGCCGGTGCGCATCTACGACACCTCCGGACCCTTCACCGACCCCGCCGCGCATATCGACCTCGAGGCCGGCCTGACGCCGCTGCGCGGGCCCTGGCTCGCCGGGCGGGGCTTCACCACCATCGCCGCGCGCGCGGTCAAGCCGGAGGACAACGGCAATATCGGCGACGACAAGCTGGTCCCCGCCTGCCCCGCCCCGCGCGAGGTGCTCGGCGGCGTCGCCGGGCGGCCGGTCACGCAACTGGAATTCGCCCGCGCCGGCATCATCACCGAGGAAATGATCTACGCCGCCCACCGCGAGAATCTCGGCCGCCAGGAGATGGTGGCAGGGGCCGAGGAACGGCGGGCCGACGGCGAGGATTTCGGCGCCGCGATCCCGCCCTTCATCACCCCCGAATTCGTCCGTGCCGAGATCGCGGCGGGCCGCGCCATCATCCCCGCCAACATCAACCACCCGGAGCTGGAGCCGGTCATCATCGGCCGCAACTTCCTGGTCAAGATCAACGCCAATATCGGCAATTCCGCCGTCACCTCCTCGGCCGCCGAGGAAGTGGAGAAGCTGGTCTGGGCGATCCGCTGGGGTGCGGACACCGTCATGGATCTCTCGACCGGACGGAACATCCACAACATCCGCTCCTGGATCATGCGCAACAGCCCGGTGCCGATCGGCACGGTGCCGATCTACCAGGCGCTGGAAAAGGTCGGCGGCGATCCCGACAAGCTCGACTGGGAAGTGTTCAAGGACACACTGATCGAGCAGGCCGAGCAGGGCGTCGATTACTTCACCATCCATGCCGGCGTGCGGCTCGCCTACGTGCCGCTGACGGCGAAGCGCGTGACCGGCATCGTCAGCCGCGGCGGCTCGATCATGGCGCGCTGGTGCCTCGCCCATCACCGCGAGAGCTTCCTGTACGAGCGCTTCGGCGACATCTGCGACATCATGCGCAAATACGACGTGAGCTTCTCGCTCGGGGACGGGCTGCGGCCCGGCTCCAACGCGGACGCCAACGACCGCGCGCAGTTCGCCGAGCTGGAGACCCTGGGCGAGCTGACCAAGGTGGCCTGGGACAAGGGCTGCCAGGTGATGATCGAAGGCCCCGGCCACGTGCCGATGCACAAGATCAAGGTCAACATGGACAAGCAGCTGCGCGAGTGCGGCGAGGCGCCGTTCTACACGCTCGGGCCGCTGGTGACCGACATCGCGCCGGGCTACGACCACATCACCTCGGCGATCGGGGCGGCGATGATCGGCTGGTTCGGCACGGCGATGCTCTGCTACGTGACACCGAAGGAACATCTGGGCCTGCCCGACCGCGACGACGTGAAGGTGGGCGTGGTCACCTACCGCATCGCCGCGCACGCGGCCGATCTTGCCAAGGGCCATCCGGCGGCGCGGCTGCGCGACGACGCGATCAGCCGGGCGCGCTTCGAGTTCCGCTGGGAGGATCAGTTCAATCTTGGCCTCGATCCCGACACCGCACGGCAGTACCACGACGAGACGATGCCGAAGGAAGCGCACAAGGTCGCGCATTTCTGCAGCATGTGCGGGCCGAAATTCTGCTCGATGAAGATCAGCCAGGATATCCGCGCCGATTCCGAGCGGATGGCGGGGATGGAGGAAATGAGCGCGTCCTTCAAGGCCCATGGGTCGGCGCTGTATCTGCCGGAGGCCGCGGAGGCGAAGGGCAGCGACGACTGA
- the xylA gene encoding xylose isomerase, which produces MSAPFFGDLTPLRYEGPETDNPLAYRWYNPDQVVLGKRMEEHLRFAACYWHSFCYAGSDPFGAATLERPWFGGDAMDAARRKADAAFALFDILGVPFFTFHDRDIAPEGGNFGESLRNVRSIAELLARKMEQSKVRLLWGTANLFSHPRYMAGAASNPDPDVFAYAAATVKNCMDVTRELGGQNYVLWGGREGYETLLNTDLRQELDQLGRFLNLVVEYKHRTGFTGTILIEPKPKEPTKHQYDFDVASIYGFLCRYGLEREVKVNIEANHATLAGHSYEHEIALANALGIFGSLDVNRGDPLLGWDTDQFPNNVPDMALAVYHVLQGGGFTTGGMNFDAKIRRQSLAAEDLVAAHVGGIDTCARALLAAARMIEDGKLAGAVQQRYAGWQNPAAQAMLAGKESLEAIADRVAQGGIEPRPVSGRQEQLENLVNRYV; this is translated from the coding sequence ATGAGTGCCCCTTTCTTCGGCGATCTCACCCCGCTCCGCTACGAGGGCCCCGAGACCGACAATCCCCTTGCCTATCGCTGGTACAACCCTGACCAGGTGGTGCTCGGCAAGCGCATGGAGGAGCATCTGCGCTTTGCCGCCTGCTACTGGCACAGCTTCTGTTACGCCGGTTCCGACCCGTTCGGCGCGGCGACGCTGGAGCGGCCCTGGTTCGGCGGCGACGCGATGGACGCGGCGCGCCGCAAGGCCGATGCCGCTTTCGCGCTGTTCGACATCCTTGGCGTTCCCTTCTTCACCTTCCATGATCGCGACATCGCGCCAGAAGGCGGCAATTTCGGCGAGTCTCTGCGCAACGTCCGCAGCATCGCCGAGCTGCTGGCCCGCAAGATGGAACAGAGCAAGGTGCGCCTGCTGTGGGGCACGGCGAACCTGTTCTCGCATCCCCGCTACATGGCCGGGGCGGCGAGCAATCCCGACCCCGACGTGTTCGCCTACGCGGCGGCCACGGTGAAGAACTGCATGGACGTCACGCGCGAGCTGGGCGGCCAGAACTACGTGCTGTGGGGCGGGCGCGAAGGCTACGAGACACTGCTCAACACGGACCTCAGGCAGGAACTCGACCAGCTCGGCCGGTTCCTCAACCTGGTGGTCGAGTACAAGCACCGGACCGGCTTCACCGGCACGATCCTGATCGAGCCCAAGCCGAAGGAACCAACGAAGCACCAGTACGACTTCGATGTTGCCAGCATCTACGGCTTCCTGTGCCGCTACGGGCTCGAGCGCGAGGTGAAGGTCAATATCGAGGCCAACCACGCGACGCTGGCCGGCCACAGCTACGAGCACGAGATCGCGCTGGCCAATGCGCTGGGCATCTTCGGTTCGCTTGATGTCAATCGCGGCGACCCGCTGCTGGGCTGGGACACTGACCAGTTCCCCAACAACGTCCCGGACATGGCGCTGGCCGTCTATCACGTGCTGCAGGGCGGTGGCTTCACCACGGGTGGCATGAACTTCGACGCCAAGATCCGCCGCCAGTCGCTGGCGGCCGAGGATCTGGTCGCGGCCCATGTCGGAGGCATTGATACCTGCGCCCGCGCCCTGCTCGCGGCGGCGCGCATGATCGAGGACGGCAAACTCGCCGGGGCAGTGCAGCAGCGTTACGCCGGATGGCAGAATCCTGCGGCGCAGGCCATGCTGGCCGGCAAGGAATCACTCGAGGCCATCGCCGATCGGGTGGCACAGGGCGGCATCGAGCCCAGGCCGGTTTCCGGCCGCCAGGAACAGCTTGAGAATCTCGTGAATCGCTACGTTTGA
- a CDS encoding glycoside hydrolase family 43 protein codes for MSADATKILNPILPGFNPDPSILRVGDDYYIATSTFEWFPGVQIHHSRDLVHWRLLTRPLRRASQLNMLGDPDSCGIWAPCLSYSDGLFYLVYTDVKRYGRTTVAGSSGASLRDMHNYVVTSPRIDGDWSDPVFLNSAGFDPSLFHDDDGRKYLVNLVWDHRPGRNRFGGIQLQEYSPQEQRLLGRPQVIFQGTPLGLTEGPHLYKRQGWYYLLTAEGGTGWNHAVTCARSRSLTGPYELHPDTYILSSRHRPDVALQRAGHADLVETQQGETYLVHLCGRPLRNRGRCTLGRETAIQRMVWSEDGWPRTEDGQGLPHTEIAAPDLPLHPFPPPASHTEFDSPDLPLEFQWLRSPWPEELFSLTARPGHLRLFGRESPGSQFRQALVARRQQAFCYSATTMLDFEPEDFQQMAGLICYYNGAKFHYLHITHDEAIGKHLRVMSALPDSPQADAFTAPIPLPSGLPVHLRAEVDEERLYFAYSLNGRDWQWLPGQFDASILSDEAAAPGTPNFTGAFVGLCCQDLAGGRRPADFDYFDYRERPFTADPRGAAGA; via the coding sequence ATGTCAGCCGACGCGACGAAAATCCTCAACCCCATTCTGCCGGGGTTCAATCCCGATCCGTCGATCCTGCGGGTGGGGGACGACTACTACATCGCCACCTCGACCTTCGAATGGTTCCCCGGCGTGCAGATCCACCACTCGCGGGATCTCGTCCACTGGCGGCTGCTGACACGCCCGCTCCGTCGCGCGAGCCAGCTCAACATGCTCGGCGACCCGGATTCCTGCGGGATCTGGGCCCCCTGTCTCAGCTACAGCGACGGGCTGTTCTACCTCGTCTACACCGACGTCAAACGCTACGGCCGCACGACCGTGGCCGGAAGCTCGGGCGCCTCGCTGCGCGACATGCACAATTACGTCGTCACCAGTCCGCGCATTGATGGCGACTGGTCGGATCCGGTGTTCCTCAACAGCGCCGGCTTCGATCCGTCGCTGTTCCACGACGACGATGGACGGAAATACCTCGTCAACCTCGTGTGGGATCACCGACCCGGCCGGAACCGTTTCGGCGGCATCCAGCTCCAGGAGTATTCGCCGCAGGAGCAGCGATTGCTCGGGCGCCCGCAGGTGATCTTCCAGGGGACGCCGCTTGGCCTGACCGAAGGCCCGCATCTCTACAAACGACAGGGCTGGTACTATCTGCTGACGGCGGAAGGCGGCACGGGATGGAACCATGCCGTCACCTGCGCACGGTCACGCTCGCTGACGGGGCCGTACGAATTGCACCCTGATACCTACATCCTTTCTTCGCGGCACCGTCCGGACGTCGCGCTGCAGCGGGCCGGGCACGCGGATCTTGTCGAAACGCAGCAGGGCGAAACCTATCTCGTCCATCTCTGCGGCCGGCCACTGCGCAATCGCGGACGCTGCACGCTCGGTCGCGAGACGGCGATCCAGCGCATGGTCTGGTCGGAAGATGGCTGGCCCCGCACGGAAGATGGCCAGGGCCTGCCGCACACGGAGATCGCGGCGCCGGATTTGCCGCTGCATCCGTTCCCGCCTCCGGCCAGCCACACGGAGTTCGATTCACCGGACCTGCCATTGGAGTTCCAATGGCTGCGTTCACCCTGGCCGGAGGAACTGTTCAGCCTCACCGCCCGTCCCGGCCATCTGCGCCTGTTCGGACGGGAGTCGCCCGGCAGCCAGTTCCGCCAGGCCCTGGTCGCGCGGCGGCAGCAGGCGTTCTGCTACAGCGCGACCACGATGCTCGACTTCGAGCCCGAGGACTTCCAGCAGATGGCCGGGCTGATCTGCTACTACAACGGCGCGAAGTTCCATTATCTCCACATCACGCATGACGAAGCCATCGGCAAGCATCTGCGGGTGATGTCCGCCCTGCCGGACAGCCCGCAGGCGGATGCGTTCACGGCACCGATTCCGTTGCCGTCTGGCCTGCCAGTGCATCTGCGCGCCGAAGTCGATGAGGAGCGGCTGTATTTTGCGTATTCGCTGAACGGACGCGATTGGCAGTGGCTGCCCGGGCAGTTCGATGCCAGCATCCTCTCGGACGAGGCGGCGGCGCCAGGCACCCCCAATTTCACCGGAGCCTTCGTGGGATTGTGCTGCCAGGACCTCGCCGGCGGGCGGCGCCCGGCCGACTTCGATTACTTCGACTATCGCGAACGTCCCTTCACCGCCGATCCACGCGGTGCCGCAGGCGCCTGA
- a CDS encoding MFS transporter: MPKIRGLRWWMIGLIMLGSIMNYLTRSTLAVAAPTVLQELHITTQQYSWILGGFQAAIMAQPVAGYVLDVIGLKIGLAIFTTAWALINMAHGLAGSWQALAGLRVLLGFAEGSANPAGMKATAEWFPARERGIAGGVYNIGASVGSMIAAPLVVWTILHYNWQMAFVITGVMGLAWVVLWLIFYQAPEKHPALSQEEKDHIAAGQETHLQSDGRRPAILSILRQRQFWGIAIPRFLADPTWGTLSFWLPLYLTSVRHFDLKEIAMFAWMPFLAADFGCLFGGFVAASLQKYAGFTLLNARRSAFTLGACMMMGVAFVGMVDNPYLAVALLSLAGFAHQTLSVTVITMSSDLFRKNEVATVAGMAGTCGNAGLFLFSLAIGALVTTVGYTPFFVCLGVLDLIGACVLWTLVRDRPAPAAAPALQPGN, from the coding sequence ATGCCGAAGATCAGAGGGCTCCGGTGGTGGATGATCGGCCTGATCATGTTGGGCTCGATCATGAACTACCTGACGCGGAGCACGCTCGCCGTCGCCGCGCCGACAGTGCTGCAGGAACTTCACATCACCACGCAACAATATTCCTGGATCCTGGGCGGATTCCAGGCCGCCATCATGGCGCAGCCGGTTGCCGGCTACGTGCTCGACGTGATCGGGCTCAAGATCGGCCTGGCCATCTTCACCACCGCCTGGGCGCTGATCAACATGGCCCATGGCCTGGCCGGTTCCTGGCAGGCCCTCGCCGGGCTGCGCGTCCTGCTTGGCTTCGCCGAAGGGTCGGCCAACCCTGCCGGCATGAAGGCGACCGCCGAATGGTTCCCCGCCCGTGAGCGTGGCATCGCCGGCGGTGTGTACAACATCGGCGCGTCGGTCGGCTCGATGATCGCGGCCCCGCTCGTGGTCTGGACCATCCTGCACTACAACTGGCAGATGGCCTTCGTGATCACCGGCGTGATGGGCCTTGCCTGGGTCGTGCTGTGGCTGATCTTCTACCAGGCGCCGGAGAAGCATCCCGCGCTCTCGCAGGAAGAAAAGGACCATATCGCCGCCGGGCAGGAGACGCATCTGCAGAGCGACGGCCGGCGTCCGGCCATTCTCAGCATCCTCCGCCAGCGTCAGTTCTGGGGCATCGCCATCCCCCGCTTCCTCGCCGATCCCACCTGGGGAACGCTGAGCTTCTGGCTGCCGCTCTATCTGACCAGCGTGCGGCATTTCGATCTCAAGGAGATCGCGATGTTCGCCTGGATGCCGTTCCTGGCGGCGGATTTCGGCTGCCTCTTCGGCGGCTTCGTCGCCGCGAGCCTGCAGAAATACGCCGGCTTCACCCTGCTCAACGCAAGGCGATCCGCCTTCACCCTCGGCGCCTGCATGATGATGGGTGTCGCCTTCGTCGGCATGGTCGACAATCCCTATCTCGCCGTTGCCCTGCTCAGCCTGGCGGGCTTCGCCCACCAGACGCTCTCGGTCACGGTGATCACCATGTCCTCCGACCTGTTCCGCAAGAACGAGGTCGCGACCGTCGCGGGCATGGCCGGAACCTGCGGCAATGCCGGGCTGTTCCTGTTTTCGCTGGCGATCGGCGCGCTGGTGACGACGGTGGGCTACACGCCGTTCTTCGTCTGCCTGGGCGTGCTCGATCTCATCGGCGCCTGCGTGCTCTGGACCCTCGTGCGGGACCGTCCCGCCCCGGCCGCCGCGCCGGCGCTGCAGCCGGGGAACTGA
- a CDS encoding substrate-binding domain-containing protein → MRKKPGQAVGRALRAQLQNASGSAASVADRFGVNPKTVLKWRHRDGVEEQRRGPAVSRSTVLSLIEEAVAALVRHQSRLPLDDVLAALHPVLPRLTRSGLHRLFRRHGLGRLPEAAPGDEAEGTWRLDVISLAAPAGTRAVFVAFDAASKFACASLHSGATAAEAEAALAALLQAAPERPRVIVTPDAPPFSGDDAFARACRAVGATHRIMPADVPLTSIRQVLAADGTLAGVSDAALTQHLADALAAYNRSCTLRVLKGRAPLDVLAARQARPRGRAATVRDVAAQVGVSPMTVSRVANNDPDVSDSTRQAVLAAIEALGYVPNASARRLAGRWVAQLGLLYSNPSAAYLGEILVGAIEETGRSGHHLVLERCQDAEDERAIVRRLMRRNIDGVIVPPPLCDSPAVLQALRQADIIAVAVAGGSADTAELSVRIDDAAAAEAMTRHLISLGHRDIGFIKGNPNQRASGLREAGFLAALRAAGLPAPPERRAQGYFSYKSGIAAMHELLSAGRPTAVLCSNDDMAAAAVSVAHQNGLAVPRDLSVVGFDDTLAATIVWPALTTVRQPIAQMAERAVKLLAAALKAREAATKPPAPHVVIPYTITLRDSSAPPPMSSR, encoded by the coding sequence ATGCGGAAGAAGCCGGGACAGGCCGTCGGGCGTGCGCTCCGGGCCCAGTTGCAAAACGCCTCCGGCTCCGCGGCATCGGTCGCGGACCGCTTCGGGGTGAATCCCAAGACCGTTCTGAAATGGCGCCATCGCGATGGGGTGGAAGAGCAGCGCCGGGGACCGGCGGTGTCGCGCTCGACCGTGCTCAGCCTGATTGAAGAGGCGGTGGCGGCCCTGGTCCGCCACCAGAGCCGGCTGCCCCTCGACGACGTCCTTGCCGCGTTGCACCCGGTCCTGCCGCGCCTCACCCGGTCCGGCCTGCACCGGCTGTTCCGCCGCCATGGCCTCGGCCGCCTGCCGGAAGCTGCCCCGGGGGACGAGGCCGAGGGCACGTGGCGGCTCGACGTCATCTCCCTGGCGGCACCGGCCGGCACGCGGGCAGTCTTCGTGGCTTTCGATGCCGCGTCGAAATTCGCCTGTGCCAGCCTGCACAGCGGCGCGACCGCGGCGGAGGCGGAAGCGGCCCTGGCCGCGTTGCTGCAGGCTGCGCCCGAGCGGCCGCGCGTGATCGTCACGCCCGATGCCCCGCCTTTTTCCGGCGACGACGCCTTTGCGCGGGCCTGCCGGGCTGTCGGCGCAACGCACCGGATCATGCCGGCCGATGTGCCGCTCACATCGATCCGACAGGTGCTCGCCGCCGACGGCACGTTGGCCGGTGTCAGCGATGCGGCGTTGACGCAGCATCTGGCCGATGCCCTGGCGGCGTACAACCGTTCCTGCACGTTGCGTGTGCTCAAGGGCAGGGCGCCGCTTGATGTTCTCGCGGCACGCCAGGCGCGCCCGCGCGGTCGCGCCGCCACCGTCCGCGACGTCGCCGCCCAGGTCGGCGTCTCGCCGATGACCGTCTCGCGCGTAGCCAACAACGACCCGGACGTGAGCGACAGCACCCGCCAGGCCGTGCTCGCCGCCATCGAGGCGCTGGGCTACGTCCCCAATGCCTCGGCGCGGCGCCTTGCGGGACGATGGGTGGCGCAGCTCGGCCTGCTCTACAGCAATCCCAGCGCCGCCTATCTCGGCGAGATCCTGGTGGGGGCCATCGAGGAAACCGGTCGGTCCGGCCATCACCTCGTGCTCGAACGCTGCCAGGACGCCGAGGATGAGCGGGCCATCGTGCGTCGCCTGATGCGGCGCAACATCGATGGGGTCATCGTTCCGCCGCCGCTGTGCGATTCGCCGGCGGTGCTGCAGGCGCTGCGCCAGGCCGACATCATCGCGGTCGCCGTCGCCGGCGGCAGTGCCGATACCGCGGAGTTGTCGGTGCGCATCGACGATGCCGCCGCCGCCGAGGCGATGACCCGCCATCTGATCTCGCTGGGGCACCGGGACATCGGCTTCATCAAGGGCAATCCCAACCAGCGTGCGAGCGGCCTGCGGGAGGCCGGGTTTCTCGCCGCCTTGCGCGCGGCGGGCCTGCCGGCGCCGCCGGAGCGCCGGGCGCAGGGCTATTTCTCCTACAAATCCGGCATCGCTGCCATGCATGAGCTGCTGAGCGCCGGCCGTCCCACCGCGGTCCTGTGCAGCAATGACGACATGGCCGCAGCGGCCGTTTCCGTGGCGCATCAAAATGGCCTTGCGGTGCCGCGCGACCTCAGCGTCGTGGGCTTCGACGATACCCTTGCCGCCACCATCGTCTGGCCGGCGCTGACCACGGTGCGCCAGCCGATCGCGCAGATGGCCGAGCGCGCGGTGAAGCTGCTCGCCGCCGCGCTGAAGGCGCGCGAGGCCGCCACGAAGCCGCCGGCCCCGCATGTCGTGATCCCCTACACCATTACGTTGCGGGACAGCTCGGCACCCCCTCCCATGTCGTCGCGGTGA
- the gnd gene encoding phosphogluconate dehydrogenase (NAD(+)-dependent, decarboxylating) yields the protein MQLGMIGLGRMGANMVERLLAAGHDCVVYDAHAAAMMDLVGKGAEGSDSLEAFVRKLEKPRLVWLMLPAAVVDPVLDDLTPLLEPGDIVVDGGNSYYHDDLRRAEALRPRAVHYVDVGVSGGVWGRERGYCLMIGGEEPILQHLDPIFRTLAPGVEAAPRTTGASGPPEPAEWGYLHCGPHGAGHFVKMVHNGIEYALMAAYAEGFNILRHADAGLVKRDKDAETTPLRHPERYAYDIDIARVAELWRRGSVVGSWLLDLSAHALRASPDLAAFSGRVSDSGEGRWTLQAAIEEGVPAPVIGAALFNRFESRGSADFANRLLSALRWEFGGHQEKPKP from the coding sequence ATGCAGCTCGGCATGATCGGACTGGGGCGGATGGGCGCGAACATGGTCGAGCGCCTGCTCGCCGCGGGCCATGACTGCGTGGTCTATGACGCACACGCCGCCGCGATGATGGACCTCGTCGGCAAGGGCGCCGAAGGCAGCGACAGCCTGGAAGCCTTCGTCCGCAAGCTGGAAAAGCCGCGCCTGGTCTGGCTGATGCTGCCCGCGGCGGTGGTCGATCCGGTGCTGGACGACCTGACCCCGTTGCTCGAGCCGGGCGACATCGTGGTCGATGGCGGGAATTCCTACTACCACGACGACCTCCGCCGCGCCGAGGCATTGCGGCCTCGGGCGGTGCATTATGTGGATGTGGGCGTCAGCGGCGGGGTCTGGGGGCGCGAGCGGGGCTATTGCCTGATGATCGGTGGCGAGGAACCGATCCTGCAGCATCTCGACCCGATCTTCCGCACGCTCGCCCCAGGGGTGGAGGCGGCGCCGCGCACCACGGGCGCAAGTGGCCCGCCCGAGCCGGCCGAATGGGGCTACCTGCATTGCGGCCCGCATGGCGCCGGGCATTTCGTCAAGATGGTGCACAACGGCATCGAATACGCGCTGATGGCCGCCTACGCCGAGGGCTTCAACATCCTCCGCCATGCCGATGCGGGGCTGGTCAAGCGGGACAAGGACGCCGAGACCACGCCGCTGCGCCATCCCGAGCGCTATGCCTATGACATCGACATCGCCCGGGTGGCCGAGCTGTGGCGGCGCGGCAGCGTCGTCGGCTCATGGCTGCTCGACCTGTCGGCGCATGCGTTGCGCGCCAGCCCCGATCTTGCCGCGTTCAGCGGGCGGGTCTCGGATTCCGGCGAAGGGCGCTGGACCCTGCAGGCCGCCATCGAGGAAGGCGTCCCGGCACCGGTCATCGGCGCGGCCCTGTTCAATCGGTTCGAGTCACGCGGCAGCGCGGATTTCGCCAACCGGCTGCTCTCGGCCCTGCGCTGGGAATTCGGCGGCCACCAGGAAAAGCCGAAACCATAG